The DNA window gggatgtcaatgtaaataatccgatggccattttatgaattgttcagcagtcttatggcttgggggtagaaactgttaaggagccttttggtcctagacttggtgcaccggtaccgcttgccatgctgtagcagagaaaacagtctatgacttgggtgactggagtctttgagaattttttgggctttcctctgacaccgcctagtatataggtcctggatgacaggaaacttggccccagtgatgtactgggccgttcgcactaccctctgtagtgccttacagtcagatgccgagcagttaccataccaggcgatgatgcaaccggtcaggatgctctcgatggtgcagctgtataactttttcaggatctggggacgcatgccaaatcttttcagtctcctgagggggaaaaggttttgtcgtgccctcttcatgactgtcttggtgtgtgtggaccatgatagtttgttggtgatgtggacacaaaggaacttgaaactctcgacctgctccaatacagtcccgtcgatgttaatgtaGGCGTGctcggcctgccttttcctgtagtccactattcgctcctttgtcttgctcacattgagggagaggttggtgtcctagcaccacactgccaggtctctgacctccgtataggctgtctcatcgttgtaggGGATCAGGCAGGTCTACCACTATTGTGTCtttagcaaacttaatgatggtgttggagttgtgtttggccatgcagttgtgggtgaacagggagtacaggaggggactaagcacacacccctgtgttgaggatcagcgtagcagacgtgttgttgcctacctttaacacctgggggcagcccgtcaggaagtccaggatccagttgcagagggaggtgtttagtcccagggtccttatcttagtgatgagcttcgtgggcactatggtgttgaatgttgagctgtagtcaatgaacagcattctcacataggtgttacttttgtccaggtgggaaagggcagtggtgagtgcgattgagattgcgtcatctttgacattatagggtattgtgtggagggcagtgacacaaaatctcaatttaatccatttttaattaacacaacaaaatgtggaaaaagtatttGCTACTGCAGATACAGTGTCTTATAAGCCAACATGGGCTGGTCATCTTGAAGATGCAAGACACTATAAtaatgaaataaatcaaatcaatcacacacacacacacacactttaaatcaGAGATGTATTTGCTGTGAAAAGTAGCCACAGAGGGACAAGCAGCTGCAGAATACTGTTATGGTTTTTGATACATTTTTTCCTAGCTTTTTCAATTCTtaatctctctttatctctcccctctctccctcctctcatccccagcCCTATGAGGGTTTGAAGCTGCAGGACTTGAGGAGACTGAAGGACATGTTGATAGTGGAGACAGCGGACATGCTACAGGCTCCTCTCTTCACCGCTGAGGCACTGCTCAGAGcacacggtgtgtgtgtgcgttttgtgtgtgtgtgtgtgtgtgtgtgtaaactgtctctgtgtatctaATTGGGACACGTAGGAGCtgttgaaggtgtgtgtgtctcgctctaacctctgtctctgtgtgtaacagactgggacagggagaAGCTTTTGGAAGCCTGGATGAGTGATTCTGAGGAGTGCTGCCAGCGGTCTGGGGTCTTGATGCCCACCCCCCCGCCCAGCGGGTGCAACGCCTGGGACACCCTGCCTTCCCCCCGAACCCCTCGCTcccccctcaccctaaccctcacctcccTCACTGACAGCTGCCTAACcccaggggaggagggagggactaCGGTGAGTCACATGACATTTTGGTCCAGGACAGGTTGCACATTTTTGTTCTACCCCAGCAcgagcacacctgattctactaaccAACCAATCATCAAGTCCTGGctgcctgtgtgagtgtgtaacaGAGTTAAGAACGTACTGtaagctcactccacagctagcttgaaatgttGAGAATGGAGCCATACAATTGGTACCTTTTGGGTGTCTCCAACCATTGGAACATTGTTAAGGAGGGCGGTCACGTGTGTTAGCAAAGTAGAGGTCTAGACTTCCAGCCAGGCATAAGCCGAATCGAGGTTGGGAGTGGTACTTGCTAAGCAAGCAACGTGACATCCGTAACACAtaaagtggggggaaaaagtatttgatcccctgctgattttgtacgtttgcccactgataaagaaaggatcagtctataattttaatggtaggtttatttgaacagtgacagacagaataacaacaaaaatatccagaaaaacgcatgtcaaaaatgatataaattgatttgcattttaatgagggaaataagtatttgacaacctctcaatcagaaagatttctggctcccaggtgtcttttatacaggtaacgagctgagattaggagcacactcttaaagggagtgctcctaaccgcagcttgttacctgtaaaaaagacacctgtccacagaagcaatcaatcaatcagattccaaactctccaccatggccaagaccaaagagctctccaaggatgtcaaggacaagattgtagacctacacaaggctggaatgggctacaagaccatcgccaagcagcttggtgagaaggtgacaacatttggtgcaattatttgcaaatggaagaaacacaaaagaactgtcaatatccctcggcctggggctcccatgcaagatctcacctcgtggagttgcaatgatcatgagaacggtgaggaatcagcccagaactacacgggaggatcttgtcaatgatctcaaggcagctgggaccatagtcaccaagaaaacaattggtaacatactacgccgtgaaggactgaaatcctgcagcgccgcaaggtccccctgctcaagaatacatatacatgtccgtctgaagtttgacaatgaacatctgaatgattcagaggacaactggtgaaagtgttgtggtcagatgagaccaaaattgagctctttggcatcaactcaactcgccgtgtttggaggaggaggaatgctgcctatgaccccaagaacaccatctccaccgtcaaacatggaggtggaaacattatgctttgggggtgtttttctgctaaggggacaggacaacttcactgcatcaaagggatgataaacggggccatgtaccgtctaatcttgggtgagaacatccttccctcagccagggcattgaaaatgggtcgtggatgggtattccagcatgacaatgacccaaaacacacggccaaggcaacaaaggagtggctcatgaagaagcacattaaggtcctggagtggcctagccagtctccagaccttaatcccatagaaaatatgtggagggagctgaaggttcgagttgccaaacgtcagcctcgaaaccttaatgtcttggagaagatctgcaaagaggagtgggacaaaatccctcctgagatgtgtgcaaacctggtggccaactacaagaaacatctgacctctgtgattgccaacaagggttttgccaccaagtactaagccatgttttgcagaggggtcaaatacttatttccctcattaaaatgcaaatcattttataacatttttgacatgcagttttctggatttttttgttgttattctgtctctcactgttcaaataaacctaccattaaaattatagactgatcatttctttgtaagtgggcaaacgtacaaaatcagcaggggatcaaatacctttttctcccactgtatgtgtgtgtttgtgtgtgatgtaGTGTATACCTCTGACTGTGTGGGGTGTCTCTTTCCCTCCAGTGTGGGATCTGCCTGTGTTCCATCTCAGTGTTTGAAGACCCAATAGACATGTCCTGTGGTCATGAGTTCTGCCGAGCCTGCTGGGAAGGGTACATCACTTACACTGTTTGAGTTGAATTAAACATGATGGATCCTCATGGGAAATTCTATTGTCACATACGACACATATTACAATACAAACGTataaactgaataaaaaaatacacacaaTCTGGAAGGCAGAAATGCACAGTATAAACAGCAAGAGCAAGCCAAATCAATTTAAATCTTGACTGTGGATCCATTAATTATTGAATTGAATGTAATTTGTTTCAGGTTTCTGAATGTGAAGATCCAGGAGGGTGAGGCTCATAACATCTTCTGTCCTGCCTGTGACTGTTACCAGCTGGTGCCTGTTCAGGTTATAGAGAGTGTTGTCTCCAGAGAGATGGACAAACGATACCTGCAGTTCGACATcaaggcacgcacgcacacacacacacacgcacagacacacgcacgcacgcacgcacactcacacacacacacaatgtcgcTCTCAAGCATCTTATCTCTGATATCtctcctccctgtgtgtgtgtgtgtgtgtgtgtgtgtgtgtgtgtgcgtgcgtgcgtgcgtgcgtgcctgcgagTGTGTGTATCTTCTCTCTCTAGGCGTTCGTGGAGAACAACCCATCTATCCGGTGGTGCCCGGCAGTGCGGTGTGAGAGAGCGGTCAGACTGACCAGACCTGGTCCGGGGGTCAACCACCTGGGGTTCCCCCTGCTGCCCTCCCCTGCAGTCGACTGTGGCAAGGGTCACCTCTTCTGctggtacacgcacacacacacatcagaccgTCTCATGGGGAAAAGTCTCGAACGTAGAGAATGattcagtgcattcagaaagtattcagacccgttcaatttttccacattttgttacgttacagccttattctaaaattgattaaattcatgtttttcctcatcaatctacacacaacaccccataatgacaaagcaaaaacaggtttttagaagtaaaaaacagaaatattacatttacataagtattcagaccctttgctatgagacttgaaattgagctcaggtgcatcctgtttccattgatcatccttgagatgtttctacaacttgattggagtccacctgtggtaaattgaattgattggacatgatttggaaaggcacacacctatctatattaaggtcaaggaggtgaccaagaacctgatggttactctgacatagctccagagttcctctgtggagatgggagaaccttccagaaggacaaccatcactccacgaatcaggcctttatggtagagtggccagacagaagacactcctcagtaaaaggcacatgacagtccgcatggagtttaccaaaaggcacctaaaggactcagaccatgagaaacaagattctctgatctgatgaatccaagattgaactctttggcctgaatgccaagcgtcacgtctggaggaaacctggcaccatccctacggtgaagcatggtggtggcagcatcatgttgtggggttgtttttcaggggcagggactgggagactagtcaggatcgagggaaagatgaacggagcaaagtacagagagatcgttgatgaaaacctgctccagagcgcttaggacctcagactggggcgaaggttcaccttccaacaggacaacgaccctaagaacacagccaaggcaatgtaggagtggcttcgggacaagtctctgaatgtccttgagtggcccagccagagctcggacttgaacccaatcgaacatctctggagagacctgaaaatagctgtgcagcgacgctccccatccaacctgacagatcctaagaggatctgcagagaagaatggagaaactccccaagtacaggtgtgccaagaagactcgagggtgtaatcgctgccaaaggtgctttaacaaagtgctgagtaaagggtctgaatacttatgtaaatgtgatgtttccgaggttttttaaaataaatttgcaaacatttctagaaatctgtttttgctttgtcatattggggtattgtgtagattgatgaggataaaacaatttaatcaattttagaataaggctgtaacataacaaaatgtggaaaaagtgaaggggtatgaatactttccgaatgcactgtacatttatattcttccccctctcttactctctcttcctccatctgtctctccctctctccctctctcgctcttcttccatttttctctctcctctctcccctctgtcttccatctatctctctctccctctattcctctctctcttcctacatctgtctctctcctctctctctccccctcttattctctctctcttcctctgtctctctcctcttcttctctctcttcctctaactgtctctctcccctcctctctcccttttcttctctctctatctgtctctctctccagggagtGTCTAGGTGAGGCCCATGAGCCATGCGACTGTCAGACATGGAGGATGTGGCTGCAGAAAGTCTCAGAGATGAAGCCAGAAGagtgtgagcacacacacacacacacacacacacacacacacacacacacagatatacagtatgttatgaTAAACGCATGATTGTATATGCTGAtcttggtatgtgtgtgtgtgcatgtttgtgatGTTTGTATACATGTGcaaatgtgtttgtatgtgtgtgtgtgtgtgtgtgtgtatccagtggcAGGTGTATCGGAGTCGTATGAGGATGCAGCTAACTGTTTGTGGTTGTTAACCAACTCTAAACCCTGTGCCAACTGCAAGTCTCCCATACAGAAGAATGAGGGCTGCAACCACATGCAGTGTGCCaaggtacatacacacacacctctcacacacacacacaccagctttgCTGCATTTTAATGGCATTGAGGAAGATATTGAAACAGTCCCAACATAGAGCCTTGTGGGACACCATATTAAAGCAATAAGACAGGATTATTACCATGTATGTACAacacctgtttctctgtctgcagtGTAAATATGACTTCTGCTGGATCTGTCTGGAAGAGTGGAAGAAACACAGCTCTTCAACTGGAGGATACTACCGCTGTACACGCTATGAAGTTATCACACAGCTAGAGGAGCAGTCCAAAGAGATGACtggagaggtacacacacacacacacacacacacacacacgcaaacacacacacacacacacacacacacacacacacacacacacacacacccccccacacacacacacacccacacacacacacacccacacacacccacacacacccatacacacacacccacacacacacacccacacacacacccacacacacacacccacacacacacacccacacacacacccacacacacacacccacacacacacacccacacacacacacccacacacacacccacacacacacacacccacacacacgcacacacacacacacacatacttgttTTTCTATCCTCGTTGTGACCTAAAATAGATTTccattaaaaatcctattttccctaacgcctaaccctaattctaaccctaaacctaaccctaagctTAAAATGGGGACATTTGTGGATTtcaggtccccacgaggatagaagaacaagACCATACCACACACACTAGCACTGCACACACTCTGACATTTTACGTTAAATATttgacaggagtgtgtgtgtgtttttcaggcGGAAAAGAAGCACAAGAGTTTTCAGGAGTTGGACCGCTTCATGCACTACTACAGCCGCTATAAGAACcatgaacacagctataaggtaacacacacagcatgatATTGTATTTATGATATCTACCAATGTTGTTTTCTAAAATGTTatgtctctccctatccctctcgctatccctctctacccccctgtatcttctctctttctctacccccctgtatcttctctctttctctacccccctgtatcttctctctttctctacccccctgtatcttctctctttctctacccccctgtatcttctctctttctctacccccctgtatcttctctctttctctacccccctgtatcttctctctttctctacccccctgtatcttctctctttctctacccccctgtatcttctctctttctctacccccctgtatcttctctctttctctacccccctgtatcttctctctttctctacccccctgtatcttctctctttctctacccccctgtatcttctctctttctctcgctctagTTAGAACAGAGACTATTGAAAACAGCCAAAGAGAAGATGGAACAGCTGAGTAGAGCCTTCATTGGATGTGAGTCTCTGACCTACCTGACTCTACTTTCTACCTCAGAGGCTGTCCCTGCCTCTCCTCTTGTATAACGATGGAGGGAGAGGACGGTGTGTCCTGcgtatggtgtgtgtgtctgtgtatgtgtctaacagcagtgtgtgtatatttgtgtgtgtgtgtgtctctcctctaGGTGAAGGCTCCCCCCCAGACACCAGGTTTATAGAGGACGGTGTGTGTGAGTTGTTGAAGACGCGTCGTGTGTTGAAGTGTTCCTACCCCTACGGATTCTTCCTCCAGCCTCACAGCACACAGAAGGAGATATTTGAACTCAtgcaggtgtgtgcgtgtgcgtgtgtgtgcgcgtgtgtgtgtgtgtgtgtgtgtgagatgaatTCCtcaccctccactctctctctctccctatttctctaCCCTTGTACTCATCCCTCTGTTCCCCAGACTGATCTGGAGATGGCGGTGGAGGACTTGGCTCAGAAGGTGAACCGTCCCTACCTGCGTACGCCGTGTCATAAGATAGTCAGCGCTGCCTGTCTGGTACAGCAGAAGAGAGAGGAGTTCCTGGCCTCAGTGGCTAGAGGGGTGGCCCCTAACGACTCACCTGAAGTACctaggaggaggtgagggagggagggggaccgacagagagggagagagagagagatctttttCCCAACAGGCAGTAGACAGAACAGGGTTGGCTATTACTTCAAATTTctattaccgtaaattccggactataagccacaacttttttcccaggctttgaacctcgcggcttaaacaatgacgcggctaatatatggatttttcccgctttcaattttttttcttccaaaaaaaacacattctgggACGTGCTTCGTTTTTTggcagcatgaagctttcattagaccaatgaaattgccgaacgggttaaggtcaaacagtgacgagagcgacaatgaaaacgatccaatattggatgaagcaattctgaggctattcaactccgacaccgaaggagatgacttcagtggtttcagtgcacaggaggaagatagtgaccaattactttcttggtaggctactgtttactgctaatttcttattttttgttacaagccgtgtttcgttaaagcctatttatttttgttacaagccgtgtttcgttaaagcctatttatttttgttacaagccgtgtttcgttaaagcctatttatttttgttacaagccgtgtttcgttaaagcctatttatttttgttacaagccgtgtttcgttaaagcctatttatttttgttacaagccgtgtttcgttaaagcctttgtaaagttcatttgtttcaatgtaccggtaggtacctgcggcttatagacatgtgcggcttatttatgttcaaaatatatatttttttttaattcagtgggtgcggcttatattcaggtgcgcttaatagtccggaaattacggtaatcctTTCTTTACAAAGCTCTATATTGAATGTGTTTCAGTTTCCCTGCTGGATCATGGGACTGGGAGTACCTGGGATTCACCTCTCCTGAGGTAACTACACATAACACCATTGTCAAGCTTTTACACTGTTTCTCTATGAGAATTTGAGCAACAGGTCCATATTTGTAGCCACATCCTCCATCTTAGCACAAACATCCATGTTACcacgcggcaggtagcctagtggttagagcctagtggttagagcctagtggttagagcctagtggttagagcctagtggttagagcctagtggttagagcctagtggttagagtgttggactagtaaccggaaggttgcaagattgaatccccgagctgacaaggtaaaaatctgtcgttctgcccctgaacaaggcatttaacccactgatcgtaggccgtcattgaaaataagaatttgttcttaactgacttgcctagttaaataaaggtcaaataaaaaataactgaCCTGTATAATATACTACCTGTAGGAGTATGCAGATTTCCAGTATCGGCGGAGACACCGGCCGCGTCGTAGAGGAGACATGCCGAGTTTACACAGTCTGAGGAGCAACAGCAGCACTCCTGAACCAAACCAGAACACTGAGAATacaggtacaaacacacacacacacacagtaatttaTCAGTAGGGCCTGTGTTTCTTTGACGTTTCGTTGTGTTGTTATTGTTACGTGTGACAGAGGTCCTCCAGGAGAGAGTTGAGGGGCGGAGACAGCCTCTGAGGTCACTGGATGAAGATGACCCCAACATTCTACTGGCCATCCAACTGTCACTACAGGACtcacggagggagagagaaatggagagagggatgggaggaggactggagagaggcTCTGGTGTGATTGAGGGCCCAGGGCTTGGGTCTGGACAGGGTCTGGATATAGGGCCAGTAATGGGTCCAGGGGTGGGGGGCCTCAGTGAGACTCAGGACCCCTCCAGTGTGGGTGGTTTTCTGGGGGCCAGTGGCTCCTCTAATCTCCCTAGACCAGACCCTAACCAGTCGCTAAATGCTGAGCTGTTAGAGCTAGGAGAAAGTCTGATGAGACTGGGACAAATAACTACTCCATATACCCTAGACAACACTAATATCCCTACGCCATATAGCTTAGACCAcacctacgaccactacaacccTTCCCCCAGGTACAGTCAGAGTCAGGACCTTAGCTACACATCTTATACAGCTGACCACAACTATGCTGTACTGGATCCTGACCACAGCACACCTTATACACGCGGCTACGGTCACACCTGTGATCATAACCAGGACCACACCACTATCAACATTCCCTTCACTCCAGAACACGACCATAATTGTGGTCAAAACCAAAATCGTGGCCATCCCACTATCAATGCCTTCTACAGTTCTGTTCACTGCCAACCCAGCCTCTACACTAAAACATCTCCTCCTCAGACAGACCTTACAGCATCTTCTAGCCCTAAACACACAAGCCTTTACCCCTCAGACCCAGAGCCATATGCTATGTTCAGCCTTCCCCATAACCCTGAACCAGACCAAACCATCTCTTGCACCCAGGACACACATCCGGACCAGAACCACCACCATTGCTGCCACTCCAGTCACTACACCCCTAACCCAGACCCTTACACCCCTAACCCAGACCATTACACCCCTAACCCAGACCCTTACAACCCTAACCCAGACCCTTACACCCCTAACCCAGACCATTACACCCCTAACCCAGACCCTTACACCCCTAACCCAGACCCTTACAACCCTAACCCAGACCCTTACAACCCTAACCCAGACccttataaccctaacccagaccctTACAACCTTAACCCAGACCCTTACAACCCTAACCCAGACCCTTACAACCTTAACCCAGACCCTTACAACCCTAACCCAGACCCTTACAACCCTAACCCAGACCATTACAACCCTAACCCAGACCCTTACAACCCTAACCCGGACCCTTACAACCCTAACCTGGACCCTTACACCACTAACCCAGACTACACCTCGAATCCTGACCCATACCGCACTTCCTCCTACACCTCAGACCCCCACGGCCTAGACCCTAATCACCCTACCTCAGACCCCCACGGCCTAGACCCCAATCACCCTACCTCAGACCCCCACGGCCTTCTACTCCCCTCCCCAGACCCAgaactcctcctctccccagtggTCCCTCCAGGAGGTCCCTTCACCCCCAGTGACCCTGGCTGCCTGGAGCGCCTGGACCCCTCAGCTGAAGCCCTGCTCCTGGACAACATCATGGCCTGgatccaacacacacacccccaggaCAGCCCCCAGAACATCGACCTCATCCCCTCAGCTAGCTCCGAGACTGGCTCACCCCTGGAGAAATACTCACCTccggacacagagacagactcaCCCACTGTTTCACCCCAAGACGGTGGGGACCCAAAGAGTGATTCCCCTCCTGACGCCCAGGCCAGTTTCAGCGGGGAGGCCCTAGCCGAGCAACGGCAGGCCCAGGAGGGAGAGGCGGGTAGGGGACAGGCTGGCTCCCCCGGCCTTGTAGACAGCCTGGAGGTTAAAAGACCCAGCACTCTGGATCTGGAGTGTTGTGAgggtgaggagtgtgtggagtgtgtggtcACAGGGTTTGTGCCGGACCTGTCGCAGGACgcaatggacacacacatacactcacacacacactgtggagaTAACCTCACTTCTACCAAGACAGACTCAAGCCCCACCCCCTGGGTAGTGGAGGACCAATCACGCGCGGAGTGGGAAGAGCAAGTTCACCTGGTgtgacaacagacagacagatgacagagagcaggaggaagagaggaggagagtgggagcgAGATAATGATAAGCAGCAGTgacagagatgagggagagaaaagctgagagagaaaagagaggaagagagagtgaataATAGCATTATCAGAGAAAGAGCTTAGGAAAGATTTGGGGATGAAAAGCACTTAGAGGAAAGAACAGGATAAAAGTCTGACATTAAACATGGGGTGTCCACTTGATTTAGCTAGCTGGGCACAGAAAGCTAATTAGTATATTTGACCCTGGTCTGGTCAGGTCATGTGACCCAGGTCTGATCAGGTCATGTGACCCAGGTCTGATCAGATCATGCAGTGACCAGAGTTGATCAGAGCAGATGAGATGTGTTTAAATACAATCAAATATGAGTGACTTTAGTGATTTTATCGTCCATAACCATTCCACTACTGATGGATTGACTGTATGCGGTCGCCTCAGCCTAAGACCAGGGCAAGTTGTTTTACtgtttattcaacctttatttatccagatcaaaactccatgagggagagagagagggaccgtgACATGGCTATTCTTTAGAAACAGTCCACGGCTGAGTTGATCAGTGTGCCTCATTTTTATTGAGAATCCCCTTTTTTTCATATGGAACCTCAAGCAACGTGCAAAGAATAGTAtgactattattactactatagGGTTGTGTTGTTTTTGACATGGTTTCCTTTCCTCTTGAGATAAGATGTGTTTTTGGAAGCAGCTGTGGTCTGTGGCCATATGtgtcaagcgtctcagagtagtggtgctgatctaggaccaggtcccCCCTGTCTatttaatcttattcattatgatctaaaaggctcaattgatcctagatcagcactcctactctccCAGGTCTTTGACTAGGTACAGGACAGGAGGCTGTTATTTTTCTTGTGTTGGTGTTATAGAGATGGTTAGCACTGGTAGGATGATTATAATATAGTCAACTTTATAGAGATGAATCTGCAGTCTACAAGAGTTTATAATATAATTTCTAAAATCATATTTATCTTATTTAATTGTAATAAGCTGCTTAAATAAAGTAGTCATTGGATATAGAATAACATTTAGAAACGCAACTTAACTGTTGGGTGTAGTGTGCAACCATCTGGAGTAGTGCACTAGTTTATAGTAGGGTGCGATGTGACGTGCGCTGATCATACAAAACATGAAATGGAACACTgaagtctggatttggagtgTATTTTTTTGTACAACACCACTGTTTTAAGTTAAGATAATTGTTTATTTAGTCAAATTTTATTCACACTAAGGTTtttcttagatttttttttttctttgtattttcttggTACTTAATTGAAA is part of the Salmo trutta chromosome 34, fSalTru1.1, whole genome shotgun sequence genome and encodes:
- the LOC115173877 gene encoding ankyrin repeat and IBR domain-containing protein 1, which gives rise to MGNTATKFRKALVSGDEALAWQLYEGNSQFREGLDPNASYGETYQHNTPLHYTCRHAMTRLLRSFLFSKEGNPNKRNVQNETCLHALCQGAHILLLPEGALSPRLARPQRDEQRRADCLQMILSWTGARLDRGQYERVNINATDNRNSTCLHYAAAAGMKSCVELLVQAGSDLFVEDEEKLTPCDHAERQQHTHLALRLEAMMVFSQHTPTETQTPSSTLRHKEPYEGLKLQDLRRLKDMLIVETADMLQAPLFTAEALLRAHDWDREKLLEAWMSDSEECCQRSGVLMPTPPPSGCNAWDTLPSPRTPRSPLTLTLTSLTDSCLTPGEEGGTTCGICLCSISVFEDPIDMSCGHEFCRACWEGFLNVKIQEGEAHNIFCPACDCYQLVPVQVIESVVSREMDKRYLQFDIKAFVENNPSIRWCPAVRCERAVRLTRPGPGVNHLGFPLLPSPAVDCGKGHLFCWECLGEAHEPCDCQTWRMWLQKVSEMKPEELAGVSESYEDAANCLWLLTNSKPCANCKSPIQKNEGCNHMQCAKCKYDFCWICLEEWKKHSSSTGGYYRCTRYEVITQLEEQSKEMTGEAEKKHKSFQELDRFMHYYSRYKNHEHSYKLEQRLLKTAKEKMEQLSRAFIGCEGSPPDTRFIEDGVCELLKTRRVLKCSYPYGFFLQPHSTQKEIFELMQTDLEMAVEDLAQKVNRPYLRTPCHKIVSAACLVQQKREEFLASVARGVAPNDSPEVPRRSFPAGSWDWEYLGFTSPEEYADFQYRRRHRPRRRGDMPSLHSLRSNSSTPEPNQNTENTEVLQERVEGRRQPLRSLDEDDPNILLAIQLSLQDSRREREMERGMGGGLERGSGVIEGPGLGSGQGLDIGPVMGPGVGGLSETQDPSSVGGFLGASGSSNLPRPDPNQSLNAELLELGESLMRLGQITTPYTLDNTNIPTPYSLDHTYDHYNPSPRYSQSQDLSYTSYTADHNYAVLDPDHSTPYTRGYGHTCDHNQDHTTINIPFTPEHDHNCGQNQNRGHPTINAFYSSVHCQPSLYTKTSPPQTDLTASSSPKHTSLYPSDPEPYAMFSLPHNPEPDQTISCTQDTHPDQNHHHCCHSSHYTPNPDPYTPNPDHYTPNPDPYNPNPDPYTPNPDHYTPNPDPYTPNPDPYNPNPDPYNPNPDPYNPNPDPYNLNPDPYNPNPDPYNLNPDPYNPNPDPYNPNPDHYNPNPDPYNPNPDPYNPNLDPYTTNPDYTSNPDPYRTSSYTSDPHGLDPNHPTSDPHGLDPNHPTSDPHGLLLPSPDPELLLSPVVPPGGPFTPSDPGCLERLDPSAEALLLDNIMAWIQHTHPQDSPQNIDLIPSASSETGSPLEKYSPPDTETDSPTVSPQDGGDPKSDSPPDAQASFSGEALAEQRQAQEGEAGRGQAGSPGLVDSLEVKRPSTLDLECCEGEECVECVVTGFVPDLSQDAMDTHIHSHTHCGDNLTSTKTDSSPTPWVVEDQSRAEWEEQVHLV